A genome region from Nocardioides cynanchi includes the following:
- a CDS encoding 2'-5' RNA ligase family protein has protein sequence MPTIGVSLAVPEPWGSRLQDFRVANGDEQGAAIPTHITLVPPIEVDSQTLGPIEQHLGEVARLRASYDVHLRGSGTFRPVSPVVFINLVQGISQTEQLAHACRSGPLALTLDFPYHPHVTVAHHLDDDRLDRAFDEMADFECAFPVSDFHLYVHDGDSGWTATHDFVLTGPPG, from the coding sequence GTGCCGACGATCGGGGTCTCGCTCGCCGTTCCCGAACCCTGGGGCAGCCGGCTCCAGGACTTCCGGGTCGCCAACGGCGACGAGCAGGGTGCCGCGATCCCGACCCACATCACACTCGTGCCGCCGATCGAGGTGGACAGCCAGACCCTCGGCCCGATCGAGCAGCACCTCGGTGAGGTGGCCCGGCTGCGAGCGTCGTACGACGTGCACCTGCGCGGCTCCGGCACCTTCCGCCCGGTCTCGCCGGTGGTGTTCATCAACCTGGTCCAGGGCATCTCCCAGACCGAGCAGCTCGCCCACGCCTGCCGGTCGGGTCCCCTCGCACTCACGCTGGACTTCCCCTACCACCCGCACGTGACCGTCGCCCACCACCTCGACGACGACCGTCTCGACCGCGCGTTCGACGAGATGGCCGACTTCGAGTGCGCGTTCCCGGTGAGCGACTTCCACCTCTACGTGCACGACGGTGACAGCG